TTTATTTTTTCATACTGTACAAAAGTACAGTTTTTTTGTATCTACTATTAAGAACTTAAAAAATGTCACTCATATTGCCTTTATAACCCTTATTTATTTTTCAAAAGTAAGCTAACTTGTTTTTTATTCATATTCTGTAAAAAGTCTTTTTCTTTACTTTGCATTATGTATGCTTGAACATGATATATTCAAAACCATTCAAGCTATTGCTGAGGAACTAAAACAGCCCGTATATGTTGTGGGGGGTTATGTTAGAGATATCTTCTTAGGGCGAGAAAATAAAGACATAGATTTTGTTACAGTGGGCAGCGGTATAGAGTTAGCTCAAAAAGTGGCTGAAAAATTGAATGTACCTGTACATATTTATAAAAACTTCGGAACTGCTATGCTCAAATATCAAGGTTTAGAAATAGAATTTGTTGGGGCAAGAAAAGAAAGCTATCGAAGAGAGTCCCGAAAACCTATCGTAGAAAATGGCACACTACAAGATGATCTTACTCGCCGTGATTTTACTATCAATGCTATGGCTATTGACTTAAAAACTCGTGAATTGATTGATTTATTTGAAGGTAAAAAACATTTAGAGCAGAAAATTCTCAAAACACCTACTGATGCCCATGTTACTTTTTCTGATGATCCTCTGCGTATGATGCGAGCTGCACGTTTTGCTGCTCAACTCAGTTTTGAAATTGATAGCCAAGTCCTTGATGCCATGAAACAAAATGCTGAACGCATCAACATTGTTTCAATGGAGCGCATCATTGTAGAATTTAACAAAATCATGGAAGCCCCAAAACCTTCCATCGGCATAAAATACCTGTATGACACAGGCATATTACACTATATTTTTCCTGAATTAGTGCGTTTGCAAGGTGTAGAAGAAGTCAATGGTATTACGCATAAAGATAACTTTTATCACACTTTACAAGTTTTGGACAATGTTGCGCGAGTAAGTAATAATCTTTGGCTGCGCTGGGTAGCGCTATTACATGATATTGCTAAACCTGATACAAAGCGGTTTATACAAGGACAAGGTTGGACTTTTCACGGGCATGAAGAGTTAGGTGCAAAAAAAGTCCCTAAAATTTTCAAACGCCTAAAATTACCTTTAGATGACCGAATGGAATACGTACAAAAGTTAGTACGCTTGCATGCACGTCCCATTGCTTTAGTAGAGGAGCATGTTACGGATAGTGCTGTAAGAAGACTTTTATTTGAAGCAGGTAACGATATTGATGATTTAATGACTTTTTGTAAAGCTGATATCACTACGCGAGATAAGAAAAAACTGTCCCAATATCTTAAAAACTTTGAACTGGTTCAAAAACGCTTGCAAGAAGTAGAGCAAGCAGACAAAATTAGAAACTGGCAACCCCCCATATCAGGGGAAATTATCATGCAAACTTTTAACCTTAAACCAGGTCCACAAGTAGGAATTATCAAAAATGCTATTCGAGAAGCTATTTTAGAGGGACATATCAAAAACGACTACCAAGAGGCTTACAATTTTATGATAGAATTTGCTAAAAAAGAACTCAATCTTTCACCTACTTGAAAAATATCATTACCCAAATAAAGATACCAGGGTTATCTAAATAAAAATCCATTCCTGTAAATAGGATACATACAAAGTCTAATAATACATGTATGTAAAAGAAGAGAGATAGTAAAAAATAGACCAAGGTGAATACAAAACGTGGGCGATCGCTAGTTCCTAAGTACCATCGGTGCAGAGCTAACCAACCTAAAAGCAGACACAACAAGAGCACTACTATTTTTCTTTTTTCGCGAGAAAGTTTTATTTTACTACTGCTTACTTTGGTTTGCTTTTGCATATTTTGCGAAATTGATATACTAGTAATGTGGCTTTCGAAATAGCTTGTTTGGTTAGCAAAGCCATTAGAAAAAAACAAAAGAACCCAGAATGAGAAAAGAAGAATTATATACCTCACATCAGTGAGCAAATTTAGTTGAATTATTTTGTTCCTTTGTGAAGGAAGTGTTAAATCTTTCTAGTTTACTTAGGCTTTCTAACAATAGATTAAAAAAGTACACGTACCGCAAGATAAATTCCATTATTTCGTCCTCATCATATTGTAGATAAGTTCGCCATACTAATAGACCCTTGGGAGTAGTTTGCATGTATATACCTTTATCTCGCAATAAAAAGCTAATAATCTGCTTATTAAACCACTTTTCTATAATATGCGGCTGCGTAGATTGTAGAGTAAAATGCTTGTTAAAAACACTGTGCTTGATTTGTACAGGTTCGTTGTCATATTCGCTTGTTTTCTTAGCAGATGCAGGGAGCAAAGTAAAGGATGGAATTTGAACAGTTTTACTCTCTATGTAAAAGAAAGAGTAAAAATATACATTGTAAAAATTTTTTTTGAGTGCATACATATAGTCAAAAACAGAGATGGTACATACCTCATTTTCGATAGTAATACATCCTACCACGTCCTTAAAACCTTTTTCAGTAAATAGAGGAAGTTGAAAAACGGGCTTGGTATTCGGTAACTCTATATATTCTTCAATATAGCCGTATTTATCCGCAAAATTCGCTAATAGCCGCTTTCTTTCTAACTTCATCTTTCGTTTATTTTGCAAATTCTTTTGGACAACAATCCATGTTACGATAACGATAACCCCACTAGAAAAGCTCATTTCTTGAAGATAAACGTAGTGCTCGGGATTATTCTCTATAAGCAATCCTATAATAATAGCTACAAAAAATAAGAAAAAACAAAAAGCAGCTATAATAAAATAATTCAAATAGTCATCCGAATATCTCATAGCAAAGTAAACCTACTTTAAATACGTTAGGTTACTTAGTTATGTTTAGTTTTTGATAAAATGTTTGTTTTTCAGTGCAAACAATTACATAATATAACCCATTTGGAAGAGAATGTATATCTAATTGGCCGCTAGCTTGACCTATACTTTGCCGATCTAAAACTACATTTCCTAAATTATCTATTATCCTGATGCTTTTTACATTATCAGGCAGAGCTATATTTATTCTGTCTTGGGCAGGATTAGGATAGACTA
The sequence above is drawn from the Bacteroidia bacterium genome and encodes:
- a CDS encoding CCA tRNA nucleotidyltransferase, with the protein product MLEHDIFKTIQAIAEELKQPVYVVGGYVRDIFLGRENKDIDFVTVGSGIELAQKVAEKLNVPVHIYKNFGTAMLKYQGLEIEFVGARKESYRRESRKPIVENGTLQDDLTRRDFTINAMAIDLKTRELIDLFEGKKHLEQKILKTPTDAHVTFSDDPLRMMRAARFAAQLSFEIDSQVLDAMKQNAERINIVSMERIIVEFNKIMEAPKPSIGIKYLYDTGILHYIFPELVRLQGVEEVNGITHKDNFYHTLQVLDNVARVSNNLWLRWVALLHDIAKPDTKRFIQGQGWTFHGHEELGAKKVPKIFKRLKLPLDDRMEYVQKLVRLHARPIALVEEHVTDSAVRRLLFEAGNDIDDLMTFCKADITTRDKKKLSQYLKNFELVQKRLQEVEQADKIRNWQPPISGEIIMQTFNLKPGPQVGIIKNAIREAILEGHIKNDYQEAYNFMIEFAKKELNLSPT
- a CDS encoding NINE protein gives rise to the protein MQKQTKVSSSKIKLSREKRKIVVLLLCLLLGWLALHRWYLGTSDRPRFVFTLVYFLLSLFFYIHVLLDFVCILFTGMDFYLDNPGIFIWVMIFFK